Proteins encoded together in one Nitrospira sp. CR1.1 window:
- the def gene encoding peptide deformylase has product MAILAISKLGNPILRQQSLSVSPSEIKKAAFQQLIDDMFETMYDEPGIGLAAPQVGRSQQLVVMDCPGEGGFPKTVLINPTIRFYGPEQVEGWEGCLSVDGLRGKVTRPSIVRVTGLDRQGKPLDLEASGLYAVCIQHELDHLIGKLFIDRMTDFSTLTQMDEFQKYWQKEPASVI; this is encoded by the coding sequence ATGGCCATATTGGCAATCAGTAAACTGGGCAATCCGATTCTCCGGCAGCAGTCCCTGTCGGTATCCCCGAGCGAGATAAAGAAAGCGGCCTTTCAGCAGCTCATCGACGACATGTTTGAAACCATGTATGACGAACCGGGCATCGGGTTGGCCGCCCCGCAGGTGGGCCGGTCGCAGCAACTCGTCGTCATGGATTGCCCCGGCGAAGGCGGGTTTCCCAAGACCGTACTCATCAATCCGACGATTCGTTTTTACGGGCCCGAGCAGGTTGAGGGCTGGGAAGGGTGTCTGAGTGTCGACGGATTACGCGGCAAGGTGACCCGGCCATCAATTGTGCGCGTGACGGGACTGGACCGTCAGGGCAAACCGCTTGATCTTGAAGCCAGCGGGCTGTACGCGGTGTGTATCCAGCATGAGCTGGATCATCTCATCGGAAAATTATTCATCGACCGCATGACCGACTTCTCCACGCTGACCCAGATGGATGAGTTTCAGAAGTATTGGCAAAAGGAACCGGCCAGTGTCATTTGA
- a CDS encoding HEAT repeat domain-containing protein — translation MIGAGQQSKRQLVVRGLILLGLLGMTPEAGWSAAMVWPVQMPYEAPPKPETVPDVSVAPNNKALTPEELQRAESLLPLLEGKQEFWAMGEFVHLGEPAIPVLTKALTMTGPRIRYNAIETMSMIKAPAATPALLEAAKSTTEIPRIREHALRVAVRLDPQQAPPAIEAMAKDPNSVIRKAAAFEARYVRRKEVIQPLIDLLGDEEKFVAMSAVQSLWMLTRHETEFHDWDASNKQDRQSWAQEWIEWWNQSKETFEIPDPKSRKQAG, via the coding sequence ATGATCGGAGCCGGGCAACAGAGCAAGCGTCAACTGGTGGTGCGGGGTCTCATTCTCCTGGGCCTGTTGGGAATGACGCCGGAGGCGGGCTGGTCTGCCGCCATGGTGTGGCCGGTGCAAATGCCGTATGAAGCACCGCCCAAGCCGGAAACGGTCCCAGATGTGTCGGTGGCGCCCAACAACAAGGCCTTGACCCCGGAAGAGCTCCAGCGGGCGGAATCGCTGTTGCCGCTGTTGGAGGGGAAGCAGGAATTTTGGGCCATGGGAGAATTTGTCCACCTGGGCGAACCGGCGATCCCGGTATTGACGAAGGCGCTGACGATGACCGGTCCTCGCATCCGGTACAATGCCATCGAGACGATGTCGATGATCAAAGCTCCCGCCGCTACGCCGGCGTTGCTGGAAGCGGCGAAATCGACCACGGAAATTCCACGTATCCGTGAGCATGCGTTGCGGGTGGCCGTGCGGCTCGATCCTCAGCAGGCGCCGCCTGCGATTGAGGCCATGGCCAAGGATCCGAATTCGGTGATCCGCAAGGCGGCGGCGTTCGAAGCGCGGTATGTGCGCCGCAAGGAGGTGATCCAACCACTGATTGATCTGCTGGGGGACGAGGAGAAGTTTGTGGCCATGTCCGCGGTCCAATCGTTATGGATGTTGACCCGGCACGAGACAGAGTTCCACGACTGGGATGCGTCCAACAAGCAGGACCGCCAGAGCTGGGCCCAGGAATGGATCGAATGGTGGAATCAATCGAAGGAGACATTTGAGATTCCTGACCCGAAGAGCCGCAAGCAAGCCGGTTGA
- a CDS encoding CusA/CzcA family heavy metal efflux RND transporter — translation MMVRIVELSLVQRFLVCALGFTLLFGGLYAFQQLDIVAYPDPSPPMVEVITQFPGWSAEEIERQITIPIEVALNGMPGLTDIRSLSIFGLSDIKIYFDFNTQYFFDRQEVVNRLSTLSLPQNVQPALSPWWAIAEIYRYQLQGDGKASLTDLKTIQDWQLRREFRRVPGIIDVTAFGGTTQEYHVDIDPGKLISYQVSLAQVMEALTNSNANVGGNYLTVGAQNYNIRGLGLINGLADIENVMVAEKEGTPIFVKTLGTVTVGHRVRLGKVGIDDNDDVVEGVILLQRGYKALSVLERVREKVEELNKWKLPEGVKVKTFYDRTALIHTTVETVTDILISGMVLVFVILFVFLGHLRASLIVALTIPLSLLFTFTMMVMIGQSANLISLGAIDFGIIVDATLVMVESIFFHLGHDRRLGLTVPQQIVRAARQVGQPIFFSTAIIVVAFIPLFTMTGVPGKIFAPMSITYGFALFGALLMAFTLAPVLCSLLLTGVVTEQDTRFVSVIRRTYLAVLRWALAHNMKVIGASVLLLVAAFGALQFIGGEFMPALEEGNLWVRATMPVDISFDEAARLTGEIRQMFRKSPEVVTIVSQLGRPDDGTDPTSFFNAEFLANLKPHKDWRPGLTKDHLVEEIEERLKVIPGIIFNFSQVIQDNVEEAMSGVKGENSIKLFGTDLKTMEAKAGEIESVMKGVAGVKDLGIFRLVGQPNLLIQVDREASARYGLRVSDVNAVVQAAVGGQAVTQVFEGERLFDLVVRFLPEFRRDEETIGNILVNTPDGARIPLKQVATIRTQTGAFIIYRENNERYIPIKFSVRERDLESTVKEAQTKMAQAVSLPERYRIEWAGQYDQLTAEQKRLTMIVPVSLVIILFLLYSTFNSLTNALLVLVTVPFALIGGIFSLVCTGTHFSISAAVGVISTLGVAILGGVLLISRIEDFRRNGLALREAILKGADVQMRPILMATLAAAIGLLPAALATGIGSQAQQPLARVVVGGMLTAAALILVVLPVLYEVVHRRTTPDVQPEAGQEPPAPY, via the coding sequence CGGCGGGTTGTACGCTTTTCAACAGCTCGACATCGTGGCCTATCCCGATCCGTCGCCTCCCATGGTGGAGGTGATTACTCAGTTTCCGGGCTGGTCCGCGGAAGAGATCGAACGGCAAATCACAATTCCCATCGAAGTCGCGCTCAATGGAATGCCGGGTCTCACCGACATCCGCTCGCTCTCGATTTTTGGGTTGAGCGATATCAAAATCTATTTCGATTTCAACACCCAGTACTTCTTCGACCGCCAGGAGGTCGTCAACCGCCTCTCGACCCTCAGCCTTCCGCAAAATGTTCAACCGGCCTTGTCGCCTTGGTGGGCCATCGCCGAAATTTACCGATATCAATTGCAGGGAGATGGGAAGGCGAGCCTGACCGATCTCAAAACGATCCAAGATTGGCAATTGCGGCGGGAGTTCCGGCGGGTGCCCGGCATCATCGACGTGACGGCCTTCGGCGGCACGACGCAGGAGTATCACGTCGATATCGACCCGGGAAAACTCATCAGCTACCAGGTCAGTCTCGCGCAGGTCATGGAGGCCTTGACCAACAGCAATGCCAATGTCGGCGGCAATTACCTGACCGTGGGCGCGCAGAACTACAACATTCGCGGTCTCGGGCTGATCAATGGATTGGCGGATATCGAGAACGTGATGGTCGCTGAAAAAGAAGGGACCCCCATTTTCGTCAAAACGCTGGGGACGGTGACGGTCGGCCACCGCGTGCGCCTAGGCAAGGTCGGCATCGACGACAACGACGATGTGGTCGAAGGGGTCATTTTGCTCCAACGAGGATACAAGGCGCTTTCCGTACTGGAGCGCGTGCGGGAGAAAGTCGAGGAGTTGAATAAATGGAAGTTGCCGGAAGGCGTCAAGGTCAAGACGTTCTACGATCGGACGGCCCTGATCCATACAACGGTTGAAACCGTCACGGATATCCTGATCAGCGGGATGGTGCTCGTGTTTGTCATCCTGTTTGTGTTCCTCGGCCACCTGCGCGCGTCTCTCATCGTGGCGCTCACTATTCCACTGTCCCTGCTATTCACCTTTACGATGATGGTGATGATTGGGCAGTCCGCCAACCTCATTTCCCTGGGCGCGATCGATTTCGGCATCATCGTGGACGCGACCTTGGTCATGGTGGAAAGCATCTTCTTCCACCTGGGACACGATCGCCGGCTAGGCCTGACTGTGCCGCAGCAGATCGTCCGCGCCGCCCGCCAGGTAGGGCAGCCGATTTTCTTTTCCACCGCCATTATCGTGGTGGCCTTCATTCCGCTGTTCACGATGACCGGTGTGCCGGGAAAGATCTTTGCGCCGATGTCGATTACCTACGGATTCGCCCTCTTTGGCGCGCTGCTCATGGCGTTCACCCTGGCCCCAGTCTTGTGCTCGCTGCTCCTGACTGGTGTCGTCACGGAACAGGATACGCGGTTCGTCAGTGTGATTCGCCGAACCTACCTCGCCGTGTTGCGATGGGCGCTGGCTCACAATATGAAGGTCATCGGCGCCTCGGTGCTGCTGTTAGTAGCGGCATTCGGGGCCCTGCAGTTCATCGGCGGGGAGTTCATGCCGGCGTTAGAGGAAGGAAACCTCTGGGTGCGCGCCACCATGCCGGTCGATATTTCGTTCGACGAGGCGGCCCGATTAACCGGAGAGATCCGGCAGATGTTCAGGAAATCGCCGGAAGTCGTCACCATCGTCTCTCAGCTGGGCAGGCCCGACGACGGAACCGATCCCACCAGTTTTTTCAACGCGGAATTCCTAGCTAACCTCAAGCCCCATAAAGACTGGCGCCCCGGGCTCACCAAAGATCACCTGGTGGAGGAAATCGAAGAACGTCTCAAAGTCATTCCCGGCATTATTTTTAACTTTTCCCAGGTGATTCAAGACAATGTGGAAGAGGCGATGTCCGGCGTGAAGGGGGAGAATTCTATCAAGTTGTTCGGCACCGACCTGAAAACGATGGAAGCGAAGGCGGGAGAAATCGAATCGGTCATGAAGGGCGTGGCCGGTGTGAAGGATCTGGGAATCTTCCGCCTGGTCGGTCAGCCGAACCTCTTGATCCAAGTCGATCGCGAAGCGAGCGCGCGTTACGGGCTGCGCGTTTCCGATGTCAACGCGGTGGTGCAGGCCGCGGTGGGCGGGCAGGCGGTGACGCAGGTGTTCGAAGGCGAGCGGTTATTCGATTTGGTCGTCCGCTTTCTGCCGGAGTTCCGGCGTGATGAGGAGACCATCGGCAATATTCTGGTGAATACGCCGGATGGCGCGCGGATTCCTCTGAAACAGGTGGCCACGATCAGGACTCAGACCGGGGCCTTCATCATCTATCGGGAGAATAATGAACGGTACATTCCAATCAAGTTTAGTGTTCGCGAGCGCGACCTGGAGAGCACGGTGAAAGAAGCGCAGACGAAGATGGCCCAGGCCGTATCGCTTCCGGAGCGGTACCGAATCGAATGGGCGGGGCAGTACGATCAACTTACGGCGGAGCAAAAACGCCTGACGATGATTGTGCCGGTGAGCCTGGTGATCATCCTGTTTCTCCTCTATTCGACATTCAATTCGCTAACGAACGCCTTGCTTGTCCTGGTGACCGTGCCTTTTGCCCTGATCGGGGGAATTTTTTCCCTCGTCTGTACCGGGACGCACTTCAGCATTTCCGCTGCTGTGGGTGTGATTTCAACGCTGGGAGTAGCGATTCTCGGAGGAGTCCTGTTAATCTCACGTATTGAGGATTTCCGGCGCAATGGCCTGGCGTTGCGCGAGGCCATTCTCAAGGGCGCGGATGTGCAGATGCGTCCCATTTTGATGGCTACGCTCGCGGCGGCCATCGGATTGCTTCCGGCCGCATTGGCAACGGGTATCGGATCCCAGGCACAGCAGCCGCTGGCGCGGGTGGTGGTGGGAGGCATGCTGACCGCGGCGGCGCTGATCCTGGTGGTATTGCCGGTGTTGTATGAGGTAGTTCACCGGCGCACGACGCCGGACGTGCAGCCGGAGGCCGGACAGGAGCCGCCGGCCCCTTATTAA